A single window of Debaryomyces hansenii CBS767 chromosome F complete sequence DNA harbors:
- a CDS encoding DEHA2F11242p (similar to uniprot|Q03516 Saccharomyces cerevisiae YMR266W RSN1 Overexpression rescues sro7/sop1 in NaCl. Encodes a membrane protein), translating to MAEATPTSTSAVITTLVANLTLFGVFIGCFLILRIKFKRTYSPKVSYDLVPEEKKPDPLPRDPLRWIYILLMKPDSFIIQQAGLDGYFFLRYLFVFGIIFLFGIAMFAILLPVNATNGGSAKTGFDQLAISNILDKNRYFAHVFMGWIFYGAVIYMIHRELFFYNSVRCAALSSPKYAKKLSSRTLLIQCVPDTMLDEKQFLKIFNGVKRIYVTRNARKLEYKDRLRQNMVTKLEKAENKLLKSAVKAKLKADKKGTPIDSNADIYTYVPEEKRPRHRSAGLFSKKIDTINYCREEIPKLDKEVKSLQKKYRTYQPKNSIFVEFEDQYTAQLALQSVTHHNPLRMGPVHTGIEPSDVYWNNLRLFWWEKFFRRLFACADVVLLIIFWAVPVALVGVISNITYITKVLPWLDWINNMPDQLLGIITGLLPTAMLSLLNTFLPIFIRYMAKVAGCPTLQSIEFYTQDAYFAYLMVNAFLVVALASSAVSVVEKIIDNPTSAMKILATNLPKSSNFFISYIALQGLTVSSGALLQIVGLFLYYILGALLDSTVRKKWNRFSGLGTMLWGTTFPVYTNLACIVLAYSIIAPMILIFACIAFFLLYIAYCYNLTYVFVESPDSRGMHYPRALMQTFVGLYLGQVCLLGIFVVGKGWGPIVLQAISLGFTIMTHIYLRDAFHHLLRVIPIDCMKPLDGVSHTPSFQGKSDYEEKILQRKKRSKSNHFEKEIARDKMAQKEVKNDILNIDMELNENETMQTLVPLLADRDFKSTKSSNAFVRFFRPDVFLNFRHVKALLPATFNVEPEEVDDKHAYDSPVIAAPLPAVWIPRDPMGLSTREVEEHSKYINISDENSGFNEKGRIIFLGEAPN from the coding sequence ATGGCAGAGGCAACTCCTACATCAACGTCCGCCGTCATTACCACATTGGTGGCTAATTTGACACTATTTGGAGTATTCATTGGATGCTTCTTAATATTGAGGATCAAATTTAAGCGGACGTATTCGCCTAAGGTTTCATACGATTTGGTTCCGGAAGAAAAGAAACCTGACCCATTACCTAGAGACCCGTTGAGATGGATCTATatattgttgatgaaaCCCGACTCGTTCATCATACAACAGGCTGGTCTCGATGGTTACTTTTTTTTGAGGTATCTCTTCGTCTTCGGcattatatttttgtttggTATTGCCATGTTTGCAATTTTATTGCCCGTGAATGCAACAAATGGTGGATCTGCAAAAACAGGGTTCGATCAATTGGCCATTTCTAACATTTTAGACAAGAATAGATACTTTGCTCATGTTTTTATGGGATGGATATTTTATGGAGCCGTCATTTACATGATCCACCgagaattatttttctataaCTCGGTACGTTGTGCTGCTTTATCATCACCAAAGTatgcaaaaaaattatcatcaagGACCCTTTTGATCCAGTGTGTGCCTGATACTATGTTAGATGAAAAgcaattcttgaagatttttAATGGTGTTAAAAGAATTTACGTTACTAGAAACGCAAGAAAGTTAGAATACAAGGACAGATTAAGGCAGAATATGGTTACCAAGTTAGAAAAGGCTGAGAACAAGTTGTTGAAGTCTGCAGTTAAAGCCAAATTAAAGGCTGATAAAAAGGGTACTCCCATTGACTCAAATGCCGATATTTATACTTATGTTCCGGAAGAGAAAAGACCTAGACACAGGTCGGCTGGTCTCTTCTCGAAGAAAATTGACACCATAAATTACTGTAGAGAGGAAATTCCTAAGTTAGATAAGGAAGTTAAACTGTtacagaagaaatataGAACATATCAACCAAAAAACTCcatttttgttgaatttgagGATCAATATACTGCACAATTGGCGTTACAATCAGTTACCCATCATAACCCTTTAAGGATGGGTCCAGTACACACTGGTATAGAACCATCTGACGTTTACTGGAATAATTTACGATTATTCTGGTGGGAAAAGTTTTTCAGAAGATTATTCGCTTGTGCTGATGTTGTTcttttaattattttttggGCTGTTCCTGTGGCATTAGTAGGTGTGATCTCGAATATCACTTACATTACTAAAGTTTTACCTTGGCTTGATTGGATTAATAACATGCCAGATCAATTATTAGGTATTATCACTGGTTTGTTACCAACAGCAATGTTATCACTCTTGAATACATTCTTGCCTATTTTTATCAGATACATGGCCAAGGTTGCAGGCTGCCCAACTCTTCAGCTGATTGAATTCTATACTCAAGATGCTTATTTTGCTTATTTAATGGTCAATGCGTTTCTTGTTGTCGCTCTTGCTTCTTCTGCTGTGTCAGTTGTTgagaaaattattgataatccTACATCGGCGATGAAGATTTTGGCAACCAATTTGCCAAAATCgtctaatttctttatctcATACATTGCATTACAAGGGCTCACAGTTTCTTCTGGTGCGTTATTACAAATTGTCGGTCTCTTCTTGTACTATATTTTAGGAGCTTTACTTGATTCAACTGTTAGGAAGAAGTGGAATAGATTTTCTGGATTAGGCACAATGTTATGGGGTACAACATTTCCAGTGTACACGAACTTAGCGTGTATTGTTTTAGCCTATTCGATCATTGCACcgatgatattgattttcGCCTGCATCGCTTTCTTCTTGTTATACATCGCTTATTGCTACAACTTAACGTATGTATTCGTTGAAAGTCCTGATTCGAGAGGAATGCATTATCCAAGAGCTTTAATGCAAACCTTCGTTGGCTTGTATCTTGGCCAAGTTTGTTTATTGGGTATTTTTGTTGTCGGTAAAGGTTGGGGACCAATTGTTTTACAAGCCATTTCTCTCGGCTTCACTATTATGACCCACATTTATTTGAGAGACGCTTTTCATCACCTCCTTAGAGTGATTCCAATTGACTGCATGAAACCTTTGGACGGTGTTTCTCATACCCCATCGTTCCAAGGCAAATCGGATTACGAAGAAAAAATTTTGcagagaaagaaaaggtcaaaatcaaatcaCTTCGAGAAGGAGATTGCCCGTGATAAGATGGCTCAAAAAGAAGTCAAAAAcgatattttaaatatcGATATGGAACTTAACGAAAATGAAACGATGCAAACGTTAGTGCCATTATTGGCTGACAGAGATTTCAAGAGTACTAAATCATCCAACGCTTTCGTTAGGTTCTTTAGACCGGATGTTTTTCTTAACTTTAGACATGTGAAGGCTCTCTTACCAGCAACGTTTAATGTTGAACCGGAAGAAGTAGATGATAAGCATGCATATGATTCACCTGTGATTGCTGCACCTTTACCTGCTGTCTGGATTCCAAGGGACCCGATGGGATTATCTACGagagaagttgaagaacATTCCAAATACATTAACATAAGTGATGAAAATTCTGGATTTAATGAAAAGGGTAGGATTATTTTCCTTGGTGAAGCCCCAAACTAG
- a CDS encoding DEHA2F11308p (weakly similar to uniprot|P25364 Saccharomyces cerevisiae YCR065W HCM1 Forkhead transcription factor involved in cell cycle specific transcription of SPC110 encoding a spindle pole body (SPB) calmodulin binding protein), translating to MSTAGRYMDRVPLREKNAGNIAASSSREKTRLTETPNTHKSRKITTPPESVSVSRKKSLILETPISKHFNDDGVNGTSNGETDNTKSALLSPAFSSPQQQSQRRMKDSFDIPPKPSFVQSSSASVDSDDEKYKSKKKKKTKKDLKDTTFQLGSHDKPPYSYATLIGMSILSNPEKRLTLSQIYQWISDTFKYYRREEVGWQNSIRHNLSLNKAFIKGEKSKDGKGHFWCIQPGCEEQFLRSKNSKKHSYQEIIDQIYASINPSKSSINSIPSSPNVSNEDLKRKASDTDDAASYEGYGDDEDQEDDEEYTRSILNPPIKKQRLLSATTGNGTLETIPNLEPPFSQWQATPGGFKISNSPNTSNSNNPPQFVISESPGKPLLAGKNLTFTSSFSCNSNLELSPIRPSETGPLLEPLTPANNVYRNGSLLNHQLSAFHYQSHHPHLSSSTTSTLLQQSIQQPHNVKTPKSCSRTPLRNLRTPQTASIMKKLWNSPSYLEEFYYSPLVSSSQAALNSYDDDDMIMRAFESPSNNAHGHNKRPSISSTSTNSSRNLFNDLKKIDHSSRNSSTSSNNDKERTRLRSVSASSTDKDDN from the coding sequence ATGTCAACCGCTGGAAGGTATATGGACAGAGTTCCGTTGAGGGAGAAGAACGCGGGTAATATTGCTGCGAGTAGTAGCAGAGAAAAGACCAGGTTGACGGAGACTCCCAACACACACAAGAGTCGGAAGATCACCACGCCACCAGAGAGTGTGCTGGTGTCGCGTAAAAAGAGTTTGATCTTGGAGACGCCGATTTCGAAGCATTTCAACGACGACGGGGTGAATGGTACCAGTAATGGGGAGACGGATAATACAAAGTCGGCATTATTGTCGCCAGCATTTTCGTCACCACAACAGCAGAGCCAACGCCGGATGAAGGATAGCTTTGATATACCGCCCAAACCATCGTTCGTTCAGTCGTCGTCGGCGTCAGTTGATTCGGATGACGAGAAATACAAGAgtaagaaaaagaagaagaccAAGAAGGACTTGAAGGATACAACATTCCAATTAGGATCCCACGATAAACCCCCATACTCATATGCTACGTTAATTGGTATGTCGATTTTGAGTAACCCCGAAAAGAGATTGACGTTGTCACAGATATACCAGTGGATATCAGACACATTTAAGTATTACCGCCGGGAAGAAGTAGGATGGCAAAACTCGATTCGTCATAATTTGTCGTTGAATAAGGCGTTTATAAAGGGAGAAAAATCGAAAGATGGCAAGGGCCATTTTTGGTGTATTCAACCGGGTTGTGAAGAACAATTCTTGAGATCAAAGAATAGCAAGAAGCATTCTTACCAAGAAATCATCGATCAAATATACGCTTCAATTAAtccttcaaaatcatcgaTTAACTCTATTCCATCTTCACCGAATGTTTctaatgaagatttgaagCGCAAAGCATCTGATACTGACGATGCAGCAAGCTACGAGGGATATGGGGACGATGAAGACCAAgaagacgatgaagaataCACAAGATCAATCTTAAATCCTCCTATCAAGAAGCAAAGGTTATTATCTGCCACCACTGGGAATGGTACATTGGAGACTATTCCAAATCTAGAGCCACCATTCAGTCAATGGCAGGCTACTCCAGGCGGGTTTAAAATCTCTAATTCACCTAATACCTCAAACTCCAACAACCCTCCACAATTTGTAATAAGTGAATCCCCAGGCAAGCCATTATTGGCAGGAAAAAACTTAACATTCACTTCATCCTTTAGCTGTAATTCAAACTTAGAATTATCTCCAATTAGGCCCAGTGAAACTGGTCCTCTATTAGAACCGTTAACACCCGCTAATAATGTCTACAGAAACGGGTCATTACTTAATCATCAATTATCAGCTTTCCACTATCAATCACACCATCCAcatttatcatcatcaactACATCAACATTATTACAACAATCCATACAACAACCGCACAATGTTAAGACACCGAAATCATGTAGTAGGACTCCATTGAGAAACTTAAGAACTCCTCAAACGGCATCAATCATGAAAAAGTTGTGGAATTCACCATCATACTTGGAGGAATTCTATTATTCCCCATTGGTTTCCTCATCGCAAGCAGCTTTGAATTCctatgatgatgacgacaTGATAATGAGGGCTTTCGAACTGCCAAGCAACAATGCACATGGTCATAATAAGAGACCTTCAATCTCGTCAACTTCTACGAACTCCAGTAGAAATTTGttcaatgatttgaagaaaattgatCATTCTAGTAGAAATAGTTCGACGTCAAGCAACAATGACAAGGAAAGAACACGTTTACGCAGTGTTAGTGCATCTTCCACAGATAAGGATGATAATTGA
- a CDS encoding DEHA2F11286p (similar to uniprot|P25337 Saccharomyces cerevisiae YCR063W BUD31 Protein involved in bud-site selection) gives MAKISSSKKNKQPPEGYSKIEPTLSKLLVKSREAQTKSIKTENKNQSLWPIIQINHQINRYIYSLYYERESISQELYNWLLQQKYANKNLIAKWKKQGYEKLCCLNCIMTNEKNHGTTCICRVPKTTLVKNDRSERVECITCGCRGCASTD, from the coding sequence ATGGctaaaatatcatcatctaaAAAAAACAAACAACCTCCAGAGGGTTATAGTAAGATAGAACCCACGCTAAGTAAACTTTTAGTAAAATCGAGAGAAGCACAGACCAAATCTATCAAAACTGAAAACAAGAATCAATCATTATGGCCTATAATACAGATCAACCATCAAATTAAcagatatatatatagtttGTATTACGAACGAGAGCTGATATCTCAAGAATTGTATAATTGGTTGCTACAACAGAAATATGCAAATAAGAATCTTATCGCTAAATGGAAGAAACAAGGGTACGAAAAGCTATGTTGTTTGAATTGCATAATGACCAACGAAAAAAACCACGGAACGACATGCATATGCCGTGTTCCTAAGACGACGTTAGTCAAGAATGACCGTTCTGAAAGGGTCGAGTGCATTACATGTGGATGCAGAGGATGCGCTAGTACAGATTAG
- a CDS encoding DEHA2F11220p (similar to uniprot|P28239 Saccharomyces cerevisiae YMR267W PPA2 Mitochondrial inorganic pyrophosphatase required for mitochondrial function and possibly involved in energy generation from inorganic pyrophosphate), giving the protein MNNTAISRLLITKQHLKPTRCNSVLHKPQSSISNVDQGTKYTTDFKNYAVNKENGQILSYFHDVPLDFDIETKTANIVVEIPRWSNGKFEINTELPGNPITQDVKKGKVRFVKNLFPYHGYIHNYGAFPQTWEDPNTKNEELGLYGDNDPLDVCEIGSNVCQIGDIKRVKILGSLALIDDGELDWKVIVIDTNDTLAQEIRDIHDVFVKCPGLLESTKQWFRDYKLPDGKPKNEFAFNGVYKNQQETIEIIKECNLSWQKLINGDVTSGKIPKIENVSFASTPGHITEFDSKRLLDNASKPPAKIPSEVDKIYFNGQD; this is encoded by the coding sequence ATGAACAACACAGCCATATCAAGGTTATTAATCACCAAACAGCATCTCAAACCGACTCGTTGCAACTCCGTTTTACATAAGCCACAAAGTAGTATAAGTAACGTTGACCAAGGTACTAAGTACACAACAGATTTTAAGAATTATGCTGTCAATAAGGAAAATGGACAAATTTTGTCTTATTTTCATGACGTTCCGTTAGATTTTGACATAGAGACAAAGACAGCGAATATTGTTGTTGAGATTCCCCGGTGGTCCAATGGTAagtttgaaataaatacGGAATTGCCCGGTAATCCTATCACACAAGATGTCAAGAAGGGAAAAGTACGTTTCGTTAAGAATTTATTCCCTTATCATGGatatattcataattaTGGTGCCTTCCCACAGACTTGGGAGGATCCTAATACGAAGAATGAAGAGCTAGGTTTATACGGAGACAATGATCCGTTGGATGTGTGTGAAATTGGATCTAATGTTTGCCAAATCGGTGATATAAAACGAGTTAAAATCTTGGGATCTTTAGCATTAATAGATGATGGTGAATTGGACTGGAAAGTTATTGTAATCGATACCAATGATACGCTAGCACAAGAGATTCGTGATATTCATGATGTGTTTGTTAAATGTCCTGGGTTATTGGAATCTACTAAGCAATGGTTTCGTGATTACAAGTTACCGGATGGAAAGCCTAAAAATGAGTTTGCTTTCAATGGAGTTTACAAAAACCAACAGGAAACAATAGAGATCATTAAAGAATGCAATTTGTCGTGGcagaaattgatcaatgGGGATGTCACTAGTGGAAAGATtccaaaaattgaaaatgtctCCTTTGCAAGTACTCCTGGGCATATTACAGAGTTTGATTCTAAAAGATTGTTAGATAATGCTTCCAAACCCCCTGCCAAAATTCCCTCAGAAGTAGACaagatatatttcaatggCCAAGATTAG